Proteins found in one Dermacentor silvarum isolate Dsil-2018 chromosome 8, BIME_Dsil_1.4, whole genome shotgun sequence genomic segment:
- the LOC119461105 gene encoding uncharacterized protein LOC119461105, whose amino-acid sequence MFSKLHIERQGSKSNSFDALKVETLAKLDEGFESLKFLQRLGEVQMSEPQFSALIQVCNDFLWTKTTIERAFRKYPRGSASNADKRIFREVLILLYKYVTKSVIMLLTQVGIRCPQNATAELGQVLEQLLKSVQSIAHHECLHPTQSKFAVMNVRLLAKPARPKDADVEFIMVMKAMRRELAQRKNTIKASSWLYLMAR is encoded by the exons ATGTTTTCAAAGCTCCACATCGAAAGGCAAGGTTCAAAAAG TAATTCCTTCGACGCGCTCAAAGTGGAAACGCTGGCCAAACTCGACGAAGGCTTCGAATCGCTCAAGTTCCTCCAGCGGCTGGGCGAAGTGCAGATGAGCGAGCCGCAGTTCAGCGCCCTCATCCAGGTCTGCAACGACTTCTTGTGGACCAAGACCACCATCGAGCGGGCCTTCCGAAAGTACCCGCGGGGCAGCGCGTCCAATGCGGACAAGAGGATATTCCGTGAAGTACTCATCCTGCTGTACAAGTACGTCACCAAGAGCGTCATCATGCTCCTCACGCAGGTGGGCATCCGATGTCCGCAGAACGCCACCGCCGAGCTGGGCCAAGTGCTCGAACAGTTGCTCAAGAGTGTCCAGAGCATAGCCCACCACGAGTGTCTGCACCCGACGCAAAGCAAGTTTGCAGTCATGAACGTCCGCCTGCTGGCCAAGCCGGCGCGGCCCAAGGACGCCGATGTAGAGTTCATTATGGTCATGAAGGCCATGAGAAGGGAACTGGCCCAGCGCAAGAACACTATCAAGGCCAGCTCGTGGCTGTACCTTATGGCGCGGTGA
- the LOC119461107 gene encoding chitinase-3-like protein 1, which produces MDVCYENVDKRPTVPSSRKLLQTAKTRRRPARSTELAAQQQHRRMYYIWFFANMAWAVLAFPLGVGAISLARNYQMYRDQKDHVLGWKKRWAQSTKPAPAFRHSWSGVASRSTRAPDVPYRESKECRKPRVLPESPWKPPFTDPIEEYPAADPVDGPILCVFNHSSYRREKEWAFRTGLVNGRLCTHVVYASAKVTGDDLTSADPGFDLVKEGFKNLALLKTKYPHLKALVSFGEYERGSANLSGLASSAVRRAKFSQNVLSWLIENDYDGVHVHWTVADAGRCGSPHDAMRLTKLVAKLRSTLTRNYTIALTIPPFKTQRNGYVLDDLVANVDYFVVRTHDIHGPDTNTTHCASPYTSSGPSLTKALVDVVEDVPPYTNQKICFSLSFAALSLQLSITASANRNSAPATVLGPGIEGNFTRTRGRMAFYEVCALGDPGAFLDFKEICSYKKIGKNWIGYESPTSLSSKVSEIFRKLKIYCVALWDIDMDDTKGTCGLGRTPLLASIHKELVTASSHNRAASVSAQEAP; this is translated from the coding sequence ATGGACGTGTGCTACGAGAACGTAGATAAAAGGCCCACCGTGCCGTCGTCCCGCAAACTGCTTCAAACGGCGAAAACGCGGCGAAGACCAGCGAGATCTACAGAGctagcagcacagcagcagcaccgCAGGATGTACTACATCTGGTTCTTCGCCAACATGGCGTGGGCCGTTCTAGCCTTCCCGTTAGGCGTGGGCGCCATCTCGCTCGCTCGTAACTACCAAATGTATCGCGACCAGAAGGACCACGTCCTGGGGTGGAAGAAAAGGTGGGCCCAGTCCACTAAGCCAGCGCCGGCGTTCCGTCATTCCTGGAGCGGTGTCGCCTCCAGGTCCACAAGAGCGCCGGACGTGCCATACCGAGAGTCGAAAGAGTGCCGGAAGCCGAGGGTGCTACCAGAGTCACCATGGAAGCCACCGTTCACGGATCCCATAGAAGAGTACCCGGCAGCTGATCCCGTGGACGGTCCGATCCTTTGTGTCTTCAACCACAGTAGCTACCGGAGGGAGAAGGAGTGGGCCTTTCGCACCGGTCTCGTCAACGGTCGTCTCTGTACGCATGTCGTCTACGCGTCCGCCAAGGTCACCGGCGACGACTTGACCAGCGCCGATCCAGGCTTCGACCTGGTCAAGGAGGGCTTCAAGAACTTGGCCCTTCTGAAGACCAAGTACCCGCACCTGAAAGCGCTGGTGTCTTTCGGCGAGTACGAGAGAGGCAGCGCGAACTTAAGCGGCCTCGCCTCGTCGGCGGTGCGGAGGGCGAAGTTCTCGCAGAACGTGCTGTCTTGGCTGATCGAAAACGACTACGACGGAGTGCACGTCCACTGGACCGTCGCGGACGCCGGAAGATGCGGTTCCCCGCATGACGCGATGCGGCTTACGAAGCTGGTCGCCAAGCTGAGATCGACGTTGACCCGCAACTACACGATTGCGCTGACGATTCCGCCATTCAAAACTCAGAGGAATGGATACGTGCTCGACGACCTCGTGGCCAATGTCGACTACTTCGTCGTTCGCACGCACGACATTCACGGTCCGGACACGAACACGACGCACTGCGCGTCGCCCTACACCAGCAGTGGCCCGTCGCTGACGAAAGCTCTCGTCGACGTTGTCGAAGACGTGCCACCGTATACGAATCAGAAAATCTGCTTTAGCCTCTCTTTCGCAGCACTGTCGTTGCAACTCAGCATTACGGCATCCGCGAACCGGAATTCGGCGCCCGCCACAGTTCTCGGACCGGGCATAGAAGGCAACTTCACTCGCACGAGAGGTCGCATGGCCTTCTACGAGGTGTGCGCGCTTGGTGACCCTGGCGCCTTTTTAGATTTCAAGGAGATTTGCTCCTACAAGAAGATCGGAAAGAACTGGATCGGCTACGAGAGTCCCACGTCGCTGTCGTCGAAGGTTTCCGAAATATTCCGAAAGTTGAAGATATATTGCGTCGCACTGTGGGACATTGATATGGACGACACGAAAGGGACGTGCGGGCTAGGCCGCACGCCTCTCCTGGCGTCTATCCATAAGGAGCTCGTCACGGCCTCATCGCATAACCGAGCTGCCTCAGTTTCGGCACAGGAGGCACCGTAA